The proteins below are encoded in one region of Deltaproteobacteria bacterium PRO3:
- a CDS encoding helix-turn-helix transcriptional regulator: protein MSKEDAIDDDVDSERSSRKPNPIDAHVGMRVRLRRMLLGMSQEKLGEHLGLTFQQVQKYEKGVNRIGASRLFDLSRVLGVPVQFFYDEAPADLVDTPSAPGFAERPTETYVIDFLSTREGLELNKAFVKIADPRVRRSVVELVRTLGGDETIE from the coding sequence ATGTCTAAAGAGGACGCAATCGACGACGACGTCGACAGCGAGCGCAGCTCTCGTAAGCCGAACCCGATCGATGCGCACGTGGGGATGCGTGTGCGCCTTCGCCGCATGCTCCTCGGCATGAGCCAGGAAAAGCTCGGCGAGCATCTGGGGCTGACTTTTCAGCAAGTCCAGAAATATGAAAAAGGCGTGAATCGGATCGGGGCAAGTCGATTGTTTGATTTGTCGCGCGTTCTCGGTGTGCCCGTCCAATTTTTTTATGACGAGGCTCCGGCCGATCTCGTCGATACTCCGTCGGCACCAGGCTTTGCGGAACGGCCGACTGAAACATACGTGATCGACTTTCTTTCGACGCGCGAAGGTCTCGAGCTCAACAAGGCCTTTGTAAAAATTGCGGATCCGCGCGTGAGGCGATCCGTGGTGGAACTCGTCCGCACGCTCGGCGGAGACGAGACGATCGAGTGA